The Corvus cornix cornix isolate S_Up_H32 chromosome 12, ASM73873v5, whole genome shotgun sequence genome includes a window with the following:
- the BRK1 gene encoding protein BRICK1, translated as MSVQEDPVQREIHQDWANREYIEVITSSIKKIADFLNSFDMSCRSRLATLNEKLTALERRIEYIEARVTKGETLT; from the exons atGTCGGTGCAGGAGGACCCGGTGCAGCGGGAGATCCACCAGGACTGGGCCAACCGCGAGTACATCGAGGTGATCACCAGCTCCATCAAGAAGATCGCGGACTTCCTCAACTCCTTCG ACATGTCGTGCCGGTCCCGGCTGGCCACCCTGAACGAGAAGCTGACTGCGCTGGAGCGGAGAATCGAGTACATCGAGGCCCGG GTCACCAAGGGGGAGACGCTGACATAG